Proteins encoded together in one Catalinimonas alkaloidigena window:
- the rpsO gene encoding 30S ribosomal protein S15, protein MYLTKEKKQELFAAHGIQKSATDTGSAESQIALFTHRINFLTDHLKEHKKDNSSRRGLLQLVGKRRRLLDYLQRKDIERYRAVIADLGIRK, encoded by the coding sequence ATGTATCTGACAAAAGAAAAAAAACAAGAGCTGTTCGCTGCACACGGCATTCAGAAATCGGCTACCGATACCGGTTCTGCGGAATCGCAAATCGCCCTTTTCACTCACCGGATCAATTTCTTGACCGACCATCTGAAAGAGCACAAGAAAGATAACTCATCCCGTAGAGGGTTGCTGCAATTGGTAGGGAAACGCCGTCGCCTGCTGGATTACCTGCAACGCAAAGACATTGAGCGCTACCGTGCCGTCATTGCTGATTTGGGTATTCGTAAGTAA
- a CDS encoding sodium:solute symporter family protein, with protein MLLSTFDWIIIFAFFVISLGIGLYAARTAGSSAAEFFLSGRNMPWWLLGVSMVATTFSCDTPNLVTDIVRQSGVAGNWAWWAFLLTGMLTVFLFAKLWRRSDVMTDLEFYELRYSGEMAAFLRGFRAIYLGVFFNVIVMATVCLAVIKIGAVMLQWPAWLTLAVVMTITAIYSSIGGLKGVLLTDFFQFFMAMIGSIGAAFILTQLPEVGSVSEMLSHPQVMPKLNMLPDFADTDALLSLLILPLAVQWWSVWYPGAEPGGGGYIAQRMLSAKNEKGAVGATLLFNATHYALRPWPWILVALASIVVFPTVESMREAFPNVNPNLVQNDFAYPAMLSFLPSGFLGLVVASLIAAFMSTISTQVNWGSSYIVNDFYQRFVNPQATDKQLVAVGRWSTVLLVVVTSLFALLLSNALQGFNILLQVGAGTGLIFILRWFWWRINAYTELAGMLISFVVAVYLEVLHADYLGFPPLTFTAKLLLGVGITTVGWIIVTYLTRPTDQETLFKFYQKVHPGGPGWQPVLDAAAREGKSLELNSQRPWDVPRALLCMMVGAFAIYSALFATGNWIYGNFTLALSLTVACGASVYLLMRLWTRLEMDQESA; from the coding sequence GTGCTACTTAGTACCTTCGACTGGATCATCATCTTTGCCTTTTTTGTCATCTCTTTAGGAATTGGGTTGTACGCCGCCCGAACGGCCGGCAGCAGTGCGGCCGAATTTTTCCTTTCCGGACGGAACATGCCCTGGTGGCTGCTGGGCGTTTCGATGGTGGCCACAACGTTTTCGTGCGATACCCCCAACCTGGTGACCGACATTGTGCGGCAAAGCGGGGTGGCAGGCAACTGGGCGTGGTGGGCCTTTCTGCTCACCGGGATGCTCACCGTCTTTTTGTTTGCGAAACTGTGGCGGCGCTCCGACGTCATGACCGACCTGGAGTTTTACGAACTGCGCTACAGCGGCGAAATGGCGGCCTTTCTGCGCGGCTTCCGGGCCATTTACCTGGGCGTTTTCTTCAACGTGATTGTGATGGCGACGGTGTGTCTGGCCGTGATCAAAATCGGTGCGGTGATGCTCCAGTGGCCTGCCTGGCTGACGCTGGCGGTGGTCATGACCATCACCGCGATTTACAGCAGCATCGGGGGCCTGAAAGGTGTCTTGCTCACCGACTTCTTCCAGTTTTTTATGGCCATGATCGGCTCGATCGGTGCGGCCTTCATCCTGACGCAGCTTCCGGAAGTCGGCAGTGTGTCCGAAATGCTGTCGCATCCTCAGGTAATGCCGAAACTAAACATGCTGCCGGATTTTGCCGATACGGACGCATTACTTTCGCTTCTGATTTTGCCGTTGGCGGTGCAGTGGTGGAGCGTGTGGTATCCGGGGGCTGAGCCGGGTGGGGGAGGCTATATTGCCCAGCGCATGTTGTCGGCCAAGAACGAAAAAGGTGCCGTAGGGGCCACGCTGCTCTTTAACGCCACGCACTATGCCCTGCGTCCCTGGCCCTGGATTCTGGTGGCGCTTGCCTCGATCGTGGTATTCCCAACGGTCGAATCCATGCGGGAAGCCTTCCCGAACGTCAACCCCAATCTGGTGCAGAACGACTTTGCCTACCCGGCCATGTTGAGCTTTCTGCCGAGTGGATTTCTGGGCCTGGTGGTGGCCTCGCTGATTGCCGCCTTCATGTCGACCATTTCCACACAGGTCAACTGGGGTTCTTCTTACATCGTGAACGACTTCTACCAGCGGTTTGTCAATCCGCAGGCGACCGACAAGCAACTGGTGGCCGTAGGGCGTTGGTCTACGGTCCTGTTAGTTGTAGTGACCAGTTTGTTCGCCCTGTTGCTGAGCAATGCGCTGCAAGGCTTTAACATTCTGTTGCAGGTAGGGGCGGGAACCGGCCTGATTTTTATTCTGCGGTGGTTCTGGTGGCGCATCAATGCATACACAGAGCTGGCCGGGATGCTCATTTCGTTCGTAGTGGCGGTTTACCTGGAAGTATTGCATGCCGATTACCTGGGATTCCCGCCGCTTACTTTTACCGCTAAGCTGTTGCTCGGGGTGGGCATTACGACCGTGGGATGGATCATTGTTACGTACCTGACCCGGCCCACGGACCAGGAAACCTTGTTCAAGTTCTACCAGAAAGTGCATCCGGGTGGCCCGGGGTGGCAGCCGGTGCTCGATGCCGCGGCGCGCGAAGGCAAGTCGCTGGAACTGAATAGTCAACGGCCCTGGGATGTGCCGCGAGCACTTCTGTGCATGATGGTAGGCGCGTTTGCGATCTACAGCGCCCTGTTCGCAACCGGTAACTGGATCTACGGCAATTTTACGTTGGCATTAAGCTTAACCGTGGCTTGCGGGGCGTCTGTCTACTTGCTGATGCGCTTGTGGACGCGTTTGGAAATGGACCAGGAATCCGCATAA
- a CDS encoding aminotransferase class I/II-fold pyridoxal phosphate-dependent enzyme: MSTSKTPLTAQIPVSNEVEADFGRSLLIGGKEWIYFGGTAYLGISHHPAFLESLREGMLRWGASHGRSRRSTPISPLFEQAEARLAHWMHQEDACLVSSGTLAGQLALRLFEEMPLGHTPGTHPALYRLETRSSAGLFDEWLSQLHKALAQQPQSHWVLLCNSVDPLFAREVRFDWLADLPTDRTFTLLVDDSHGIGLLGPDGGGIGSVLSMPPHIELVVVASLNKALGLPGGVIAGPRHHLEQLRQHPVYNGASPLGPAWLHAFLQSKALYQHQRLRLQDNVRRFMESAPTSFVYRHTEPLPVFAFNQHELVAALAARQILVPSFHYPTTADPLITRLVLTSAHTDHDLDQLVSGL; encoded by the coding sequence TTGTCCACCTCAAAAACCCCACTTACGGCACAAATCCCTGTTTCAAACGAAGTAGAGGCAGATTTCGGTCGGAGCCTCCTAATCGGCGGTAAAGAATGGATTTACTTTGGTGGGACCGCCTATCTGGGCATTTCGCATCACCCCGCTTTTCTGGAATCGCTTCGGGAAGGAATGTTGCGCTGGGGCGCTTCTCACGGACGTTCGCGACGCTCTACGCCGATTTCCCCACTTTTTGAACAGGCCGAAGCACGTTTAGCCCACTGGATGCATCAGGAAGACGCCTGCCTGGTCTCGTCCGGGACCCTGGCCGGACAATTAGCCCTACGCTTGTTTGAAGAAATGCCTCTGGGGCACACACCGGGCACCCACCCGGCGCTGTACCGCTTGGAGACGCGCTCTTCGGCTGGGCTGTTCGACGAATGGCTCAGTCAGTTGCACAAGGCGCTGGCCCAACAACCGCAGTCGCACTGGGTACTGCTCTGCAATTCGGTCGATCCGCTTTTTGCCCGTGAGGTGCGCTTCGATTGGCTGGCTGATCTGCCGACTGACCGCACGTTTACGTTGCTGGTGGACGATTCGCACGGCATCGGACTCCTCGGACCGGACGGCGGGGGCATTGGTTCGGTGCTGTCGATGCCGCCTCACATCGAACTGGTGGTGGTCGCTTCACTCAACAAAGCCTTGGGCCTTCCCGGTGGCGTCATTGCAGGCCCGCGTCATCACCTGGAGCAATTGCGGCAACACCCGGTTTACAACGGCGCCTCGCCCCTCGGTCCGGCCTGGCTGCACGCCTTTCTGCAAAGCAAAGCTCTGTATCAGCACCAACGCCTTCGGCTGCAAGACAACGTCCGCCGGTTTATGGAATCCGCTCCGACATCGTTTGTCTATCGCCATACTGAGCCGCTTCCCGTTTTCGCGTTCAACCAGCATGAGTTGGTGGCAGCCTTGGCCGCGCGCCAGATTCTCGTTCCCAGTTTCCACTATCCTACCACCGCCGATCCGCTCATCACGCGCCTCGTACTGACGAGTGCTCACACAGACCATGACCTTGATCAGTTGGTATCAGGTTTGTGA
- a CDS encoding 2-phosphosulfolactate phosphatase produces the protein MRKIDVCLSPELVGSFDLSGKLVVVVDILRATTCMVTALAHDVAQILPVATLEECQPYCQRDGFVTAGERNGIQLAWMDLGNSPLAYTSGDYAGKTVVMSTTNGTLALDRSRAADQVIVGAFVNLKAVTEYVKAQSRDVLIVCAGWKGMVNLEDSLFAGALVDRVEGEFQHETDAPLVVQLMYRQAAADLSGTVYRSAHVRRLHNLGIKDDIDFCLTPSLFSLIPVLQGAALVPLSD, from the coding sequence ATGCGTAAAATTGACGTTTGTCTTTCTCCTGAACTGGTCGGTAGTTTCGACCTCTCGGGCAAATTGGTGGTGGTCGTCGACATTCTGCGCGCCACTACGTGTATGGTAACGGCGCTGGCGCACGACGTCGCGCAGATTCTGCCGGTCGCGACGCTGGAAGAATGTCAACCTTACTGCCAGCGCGACGGCTTTGTGACCGCGGGTGAGCGCAACGGCATTCAACTGGCGTGGATGGACCTGGGCAATTCGCCTTTGGCGTATACTTCCGGCGACTACGCTGGCAAAACGGTGGTGATGTCGACCACCAACGGAACCCTGGCGCTGGACCGCTCCCGCGCGGCCGATCAGGTAATTGTCGGAGCCTTTGTCAACCTGAAGGCCGTTACCGAGTACGTTAAGGCGCAATCGCGCGACGTGCTGATCGTCTGTGCTGGTTGGAAAGGCATGGTGAATCTGGAAGACAGCCTGTTTGCCGGGGCGTTGGTCGACCGCGTGGAAGGAGAGTTTCAACACGAAACCGATGCACCGCTCGTGGTGCAACTTATGTACCGGCAGGCAGCGGCCGATCTGTCGGGGACGGTGTATCGCTCTGCGCACGTTCGTCGGCTGCACAACCTGGGTATCAAAGACGACATCGATTTCTGCCTCACGCCTAGCTTGTTTTCGTTGATTCCGGTTTTGCAAGGCGCGGCTTTGGTGCCACTTTCCGATTAG
- the gcvT gene encoding glycine cleavage system aminomethyltransferase GcvT, with protein sequence MKRVTLHDTHLALGAKMVPFAGYEMPVRYSSGVTEHLAVRESVGIFDVSHMGEFFVEGPGSLELIQRLTANDASTLHNGKVQYSALLNERGGIVDDLLIYRFDPDHYLLVVNASNIEKDWAWITQHNTQGVKLHNASDDYSLFAVQGPKATATLQPLTDVDLDSIAYYSFKVAPFAGVADVIISATGYTGAGGFEIYVRNKDAKAVWDKIMEVGLAFAIQPIGLGARDTLRMEMGYCLYGNDISDETNPYEAGLGWITKPNKEGDCIAGEHLRTFKTAGTVRKLVGFTMLDRGIPRSHYPLVNAAGEVIGEVTSGTQSPSLNVGIGMGYVQKAYATPGTEIFVQIRDRNLKAQVTKFPFYQPA encoded by the coding sequence TTGAAACGCGTTACACTACACGATACACACCTGGCCCTGGGCGCGAAAATGGTCCCGTTTGCCGGTTATGAAATGCCCGTCCGTTACAGTTCGGGCGTCACCGAGCACCTCGCAGTACGCGAAAGCGTCGGCATTTTTGACGTGTCGCACATGGGCGAATTTTTTGTGGAAGGTCCCGGATCACTGGAACTGATTCAGCGGCTGACCGCCAACGACGCCTCTACGTTGCACAACGGGAAGGTGCAGTACTCGGCGCTGCTGAACGAGCGCGGCGGCATCGTCGACGACTTGCTGATCTACCGGTTCGATCCCGATCATTACCTGTTGGTGGTCAATGCCTCCAACATCGAAAAAGACTGGGCGTGGATTACGCAGCACAATACGCAGGGCGTTAAACTTCACAATGCTTCCGACGACTACTCTCTCTTTGCGGTGCAGGGGCCCAAAGCCACCGCGACGTTGCAACCGTTGACGGACGTGGACCTGGATTCCATCGCGTATTACTCGTTTAAAGTGGCACCTTTTGCGGGCGTGGCTGACGTGATCATCTCGGCGACGGGCTACACGGGCGCAGGTGGTTTCGAGATTTACGTGCGCAACAAAGACGCCAAGGCGGTGTGGGATAAAATTATGGAAGTGGGGCTGGCGTTCGCCATTCAACCCATCGGGCTGGGGGCACGCGATACCCTGCGCATGGAAATGGGGTACTGCCTGTACGGCAACGACATTTCAGACGAAACCAATCCGTACGAAGCCGGGCTGGGCTGGATCACCAAACCGAACAAAGAAGGCGACTGCATTGCCGGGGAGCACCTGCGGACGTTCAAAACCGCTGGCACAGTGCGGAAACTGGTGGGCTTCACGATGCTCGACCGGGGCATTCCGCGAAGCCACTACCCGCTGGTCAATGCAGCCGGGGAGGTGATCGGAGAAGTGACGTCCGGCACGCAGTCGCCGAGTCTGAACGTGGGCATCGGCATGGGCTACGTGCAGAAAGCCTACGCCACACCCGGCACCGAAATTTTTGTTCAGATTCGCGACCGCAACCTGAAAGCGCAGGTCACGAAGTTCCCGTTTTACCAGCCTGCCTGA
- a CDS encoding ribonuclease HII: protein MLKSSFSPDLIEAGLDEVGRGCLAGPVVAAAVILPKDFALEGLNDSKLLREAQRDLLVPQIKQHALAWAIAEASPAEIDEINIQQASYLAMHRAVDQLALRPELLLVDGNRFRPYPFIAHQCLVKGDRTYANIAAASVLAKDFRDALMRQHARQYPQYGWETNVAYPTPTHLKAIREHGQTPLHRRSFRVK, encoded by the coding sequence ATGTTGAAATCCAGCTTTAGCCCGGACCTGATCGAAGCCGGCCTCGACGAAGTAGGGCGGGGGTGTCTGGCCGGTCCGGTGGTGGCGGCCGCCGTTATTTTGCCGAAAGATTTTGCGTTGGAAGGACTGAACGACTCCAAGCTCCTCCGCGAAGCACAGCGCGATCTGCTCGTGCCCCAGATCAAACAGCATGCGCTGGCGTGGGCCATTGCCGAGGCCAGTCCCGCCGAAATCGACGAGATCAACATCCAACAGGCTTCTTACCTGGCGATGCATCGCGCGGTCGATCAGCTTGCGTTGCGGCCGGAACTGCTGCTCGTCGACGGAAACCGCTTCCGTCCGTATCCGTTCATCGCGCACCAGTGTCTCGTGAAGGGCGACCGGACGTACGCGAACATTGCAGCGGCTTCGGTGCTGGCGAAAGACTTTCGCGATGCCCTGATGCGGCAGCACGCGCGGCAGTATCCGCAATACGGGTGGGAAACGAATGTGGCGTATCCGACGCCCACTCACCTGAAGGCGATTCGCGAACACGGGCAAACGCCGTTGCACCGCCGTTCCTTCCGGGTCAAATAG
- a CDS encoding NUDIX domain-containing protein, with protein MEEKKNNWQTLSSRPIYDNPWVNVREYQVINPRGGEGIYGVVSFKNKALAIVPIDEEQHTWLVGQWRYPLNEYSWEIPMGGGPLSEDILTAAKRELQEETGLTAKKWTELLRIHTSNSVTDEEGFVFIAEDLTPGETLFDETEDLEIRRLPLREAVAMAMDGRITDSISLAALLKIGMMYKL; from the coding sequence ATGGAAGAAAAGAAAAACAACTGGCAGACGCTTTCGTCGCGGCCGATCTACGACAATCCCTGGGTCAATGTGCGGGAATACCAGGTCATTAACCCGCGCGGCGGCGAGGGCATTTACGGCGTGGTCAGTTTCAAAAACAAGGCGCTGGCCATCGTACCGATCGATGAAGAGCAACATACCTGGCTGGTGGGGCAATGGCGCTATCCACTCAACGAATACTCGTGGGAAATTCCGATGGGCGGCGGGCCGCTGAGCGAAGACATTCTGACGGCGGCCAAGCGGGAATTGCAGGAAGAAACCGGCCTTACTGCGAAAAAATGGACGGAACTGCTGCGCATCCACACGTCCAACTCGGTTACCGATGAAGAGGGGTTTGTCTTCATTGCGGAAGACCTGACGCCCGGCGAAACGCTTTTTGACGAAACGGAAGATCTGGAAATCCGCCGACTCCCCCTGCGCGAAGCCGTAGCCATGGCGATGGACGGTCGCATTACCGACTCGATCAGCCTCGCCGCCCTCCTGAAAATCGGGATGATGTATAAGTTGTAA
- a CDS encoding DUF2341 domain-containing protein yields MKHVVWLSWLISVAALAQTPLSGWRYRTELEIDNSRNPEALQAYPVVFELNTARLIEQGKLGPEGNDVRFTDADGQTPLCFWREGALNQEATRYWVRIPYVAPYSRAVIFLYHGNPLAVASRQYNCTFAFFDDFEGTELNPLQWEKRGRGQYTLQDGQLRVDAQREDAILLSRQAFEKPLIVEMQVTDAAGRFTTLALLQDDRFSNGYVLARDGARERMELTLTEGEPTPCGGYAVFSNTRHAASVAPAGLWSLSWITTNTVFAQWPDGEALEPNALWQERPLRVGLGVAACQRETQGTLSVDWVRVRKLTSVEPRITVGAERYSEERQAPDAPWMTLPDSSDPLPVMSRLF; encoded by the coding sequence ATGAAGCACGTCGTCTGGTTAAGTTGGCTGATCAGCGTTGCCGCACTGGCACAAACCCCGCTGTCGGGATGGCGGTACCGTACCGAACTGGAAATTGACAATTCCCGAAATCCGGAGGCATTGCAAGCGTATCCGGTTGTGTTCGAACTCAACACCGCCCGGCTGATTGAGCAAGGCAAACTGGGACCCGAGGGAAACGACGTGCGTTTCACCGATGCCGACGGGCAGACGCCGCTGTGCTTCTGGCGAGAGGGGGCCTTGAACCAGGAAGCAACCCGCTATTGGGTCCGTATCCCTTACGTCGCGCCTTACAGCCGTGCGGTCATTTTCCTGTATCACGGCAATCCGCTGGCCGTGGCTTCGCGACAGTATAATTGTACTTTTGCCTTTTTTGATGATTTCGAAGGAACGGAACTCAACCCGCTGCAGTGGGAAAAACGGGGCCGCGGCCAGTATACTTTGCAAGACGGACAATTGCGGGTCGATGCGCAGCGTGAGGACGCCATTTTGCTGTCGCGGCAAGCGTTCGAAAAACCCTTGATAGTAGAAATGCAGGTGACCGATGCTGCGGGACGTTTCACGACGCTCGCTCTTCTTCAGGATGATCGGTTTTCCAACGGCTACGTGCTGGCCCGCGACGGAGCCCGGGAGCGGATGGAACTGACGCTGACCGAAGGGGAGCCCACGCCATGCGGCGGTTACGCGGTATTTTCCAACACGCGCCATGCGGCGTCTGTCGCGCCTGCGGGCTTGTGGTCGCTTTCGTGGATTACCACCAACACCGTATTTGCGCAATGGCCCGACGGTGAAGCGCTGGAACCGAATGCGCTCTGGCAGGAACGTCCGCTGCGGGTCGGCCTGGGCGTGGCGGCGTGTCAGCGGGAAACACAGGGAACGCTGTCGGTCGATTGGGTGCGCGTTCGGAAATTGACGTCGGTGGAGCCGCGGATTACGGTCGGCGCGGAACGTTACTCGGAAGAGCGGCAGGCTCCCGACGCGCCCTGGATGACCTTGCCCGATTCGTCCGATCCTTTGCCGGTCATGAGCCGGTTGTTTTGA
- a CDS encoding tRNA-(ms[2]io[6]A)-hydroxylase, which produces MLGLKLPTDPRWVDVASKNLEEILVDHAYCEQKAASSGISLIVQYPDREKLVAVLTDVVTEEWNHFERVLAQLRERGMKLGRQRKDEYVVALSQHVRKGGHPDEQFLDKLLMCALIEARSCERFRILSKEIDDEGLREFYHELMISEAGHYVTFVDLAKEYLPHEMVKSRLDEMLQIEAEIIHSLEVRGDRMH; this is translated from the coding sequence ATGTTAGGACTTAAACTACCGACCGACCCGCGTTGGGTCGATGTGGCCAGCAAAAACCTGGAGGAGATTCTGGTCGATCATGCGTACTGCGAACAAAAGGCGGCCTCGTCGGGTATCTCACTGATTGTACAATACCCGGATCGGGAAAAGCTGGTGGCCGTGCTGACCGACGTAGTAACCGAAGAGTGGAACCACTTCGAGCGGGTGCTGGCGCAACTGCGCGAACGCGGCATGAAACTGGGGCGTCAGCGGAAAGACGAGTACGTGGTGGCCCTGAGTCAGCACGTGCGCAAGGGCGGCCATCCCGACGAACAGTTTCTCGACAAACTCCTGATGTGTGCGCTGATCGAAGCCCGCAGTTGCGAACGGTTCCGCATCTTGTCCAAAGAAATCGACGACGAAGGGCTCCGCGAATTTTACCATGAACTGATGATTTCGGAGGCGGGGCACTACGTCACGTTCGTCGATCTGGCGAAAGAATACCTGCCGCACGAGATGGTCAAATCCCGGCTTGATGAAATGCTTCAGATCGAGGCAGAAATTATTCATTCATTGGAAGTTAGGGGTGATCGCATGCACTAA
- a CDS encoding putative porin: MILRKTVWLLCACLLLASQATAQILDDSTKQVYGPFSTRYRLERDLFNGTDTLYTIDTTYNAYHDYLFEYQNGRLYHNLGEMGTAMEPLYYELPETPGVDLGMHAFDGYAFQPSDVRYFDTRSPFSSLYYVQGTAGQQMLITTLSRNITPTWNVGLRWRRMSSDKQLDANNRDKRSDDHGLVIQSSYHTPDNRYWALVSFLHLNHQVSESGGILPDPGDTQDSLFDYEQERVRLSATASNRDKRNQWHLYQQFNLDPQKGVQLFHILDQKRHWDRYIDDEVNREVTLINGEVFRTATDFYPHVYLSATSTQHKVDFAALENTLGTKGRLLGFQYSFYYFRRDLWYDQPYADLLTPKNEGYGGATLKYFLNDSNYVETEGLYQLAGAYRFAGRFNTNWLNVEYVRQRSAPPLLAQSYVGNHFIWNNEFDYVRGDRLRGQAQLRLRRFAFRPYADIHTLNNYIYYGTDAQPAQTPDRLLTFSAGVQTEVRFGRFAEELHARVTQVTGPDVLRMPPWYFHNRFYYQNNLFQNALSLQVGFDVRMKGSYYANAYMPVTQQFYLQNDFLVESYPIVDLFMNARIKRVNLFLKLSQINQGYPANGYFMTPYYPGMQRSFVFGVHWQFFD, from the coding sequence GTGATTTTACGAAAAACCGTATGGCTGTTGTGTGCCTGTCTTCTGCTGGCCAGCCAGGCAACCGCTCAAATTCTGGACGATTCTACCAAACAGGTGTACGGTCCTTTTTCTACCCGTTATCGGTTGGAGCGTGATCTTTTCAACGGTACGGACACGCTCTACACCATCGACACGACCTACAACGCTTATCACGATTACCTCTTCGAGTATCAGAACGGGCGGCTGTACCACAACCTTGGCGAAATGGGCACGGCGATGGAGCCGCTCTACTACGAACTCCCCGAAACCCCCGGGGTCGACCTAGGCATGCATGCTTTCGATGGGTACGCCTTTCAGCCCTCGGACGTGCGCTATTTCGACACGCGTTCGCCTTTCTCGTCGCTCTATTACGTGCAGGGAACGGCGGGCCAACAAATGCTCATCACGACCCTCTCGCGCAACATCACCCCGACCTGGAACGTGGGTCTGCGCTGGCGACGGATGTCGTCCGACAAACAGCTCGACGCCAACAACCGCGACAAACGTTCGGACGACCACGGGCTGGTGATCCAGTCCAGTTACCATACACCGGACAACCGCTACTGGGCGCTGGTGAGCTTTCTGCACCTGAATCACCAGGTCAGCGAATCGGGGGGGATTCTGCCCGATCCGGGCGATACGCAGGACAGCCTGTTCGACTACGAGCAGGAACGTGTCCGGCTGAGCGCTACAGCCTCTAACCGCGACAAACGCAACCAGTGGCACCTCTACCAGCAGTTTAACCTGGACCCGCAAAAGGGCGTGCAGTTGTTTCACATCCTGGACCAGAAACGGCATTGGGACCGCTACATCGACGATGAGGTAAACCGGGAAGTGACGTTGATTAACGGCGAAGTGTTCCGCACCGCCACCGATTTCTATCCTCATGTGTACCTGAGTGCGACTTCTACTCAGCATAAGGTCGATTTCGCCGCGCTGGAAAATACGCTTGGGACCAAGGGGCGCCTTCTGGGTTTTCAGTACAGCTTCTACTATTTCCGGCGTGACCTCTGGTACGACCAACCTTATGCCGACTTGTTAACGCCTAAAAATGAAGGGTATGGCGGGGCTACGCTCAAGTACTTCCTGAATGACTCCAACTACGTTGAAACCGAAGGATTGTACCAATTGGCGGGGGCGTATCGCTTCGCCGGGCGGTTCAACACCAACTGGCTCAACGTCGAGTACGTGCGGCAACGCAGCGCGCCGCCTTTGCTGGCGCAGTCGTACGTCGGGAACCACTTCATCTGGAACAACGAATTCGATTACGTGCGGGGCGACCGGTTACGCGGGCAGGCCCAGTTGCGCCTGCGGCGATTTGCTTTCCGACCCTACGCCGACATCCATACGTTGAACAATTACATTTACTACGGTACCGATGCGCAACCGGCTCAGACGCCGGATCGGTTGTTGACGTTTTCGGCGGGCGTGCAGACCGAGGTGCGTTTCGGGCGCTTTGCGGAAGAGTTACACGCGCGCGTCACGCAGGTGACCGGCCCCGATGTGCTCCGGATGCCGCCCTGGTACTTCCACAACCGATTCTATTACCAGAACAACCTGTTTCAGAACGCCCTCAGCCTGCAAGTGGGGTTCGACGTGCGGATGAAGGGCAGTTACTACGCCAACGCGTACATGCCCGTCACGCAGCAGTTTTACCTGCAAAACGATTTTCTGGTGGAATCGTACCCGATCGTCGATTTGTTCATGAACGCCCGGATCAAGCGCGTGAATTTGTTTCTGAAACTCAGCCAGATCAACCAGGGGTATCCGGCCAACGGCTACTTCATGACGCCCTATTATCCGGGCATGCAGCGGAGCTTTGTGTTCGGCGTTCACTGGCAGTTTTTTGATTAG
- the lpxK gene encoding tetraacyldisaccharide 4'-kinase → MRHGWLSPLGALWGQIARGRHALYDRGWMRSTSFDRALVAVGNLTVGGTGKTPHVEYLIRALQPHYRVAVVSRGYGRRTKGFRLTTAADNAATVGDEPLQIYQKFNGEVPVAVAEERAVAIPNLLADYPEVQVILLDDALQHRAIRPDVRLLLTDFNRPFYQDYPLPAGRLREFPTEARRADACLMTKCPPALSRSQQTALESELRAFVAPDAPVHFTTLSYGTPVPLLANGLPLGRRVVLCSGLAQPAPLRAYAQEQWDVVAEETFRDHHRYTPRDLRRLADLARSLRASLLSTEKDAVKWQDEALKSLLIEVPVYCLPIEPRFVSNEGDFLAWLRRRIDQKLGN, encoded by the coding sequence ATGAGGCACGGATGGCTGTCGCCACTGGGGGCGCTCTGGGGACAGATCGCCCGGGGGCGACACGCGCTCTACGACCGGGGGTGGATGCGCTCCACGTCCTTCGATCGTGCGTTGGTTGCGGTCGGGAACCTGACCGTGGGCGGTACCGGCAAAACGCCGCACGTAGAATACCTGATTCGGGCCTTGCAGCCGCACTACCGCGTGGCGGTAGTAAGCCGGGGCTACGGCCGTCGGACCAAAGGGTTTCGCCTGACTACGGCTGCCGATAATGCAGCTACTGTGGGCGATGAGCCCCTCCAGATCTACCAGAAGTTTAACGGAGAAGTGCCGGTTGCGGTGGCGGAAGAACGGGCCGTGGCCATTCCGAACCTGCTGGCCGATTATCCGGAGGTGCAGGTGATTCTGCTGGACGATGCGTTGCAACATCGGGCCATCCGTCCCGACGTACGCCTGCTGCTGACCGATTTCAACCGACCTTTTTACCAGGACTATCCGCTACCGGCCGGGCGTCTGCGCGAGTTTCCGACCGAAGCCCGACGGGCCGATGCCTGCCTGATGACGAAATGTCCGCCCGCGCTTTCGCGGTCGCAGCAAACGGCACTGGAATCCGAGCTGCGTGCTTTTGTGGCACCCGACGCCCCGGTGCATTTCACGACGTTGTCGTACGGAACGCCGGTGCCGCTCCTCGCCAACGGCCTGCCGTTGGGGCGTCGGGTGGTGTTGTGCAGCGGCCTGGCGCAGCCCGCACCGTTGCGTGCGTACGCCCAAGAACAGTGGGATGTGGTGGCCGAGGAAACGTTTCGGGATCACCATCGCTATACCCCACGTGACTTGCGCCGTCTGGCCGACCTGGCGCGATCCTTGCGCGCTTCGCTGCTGAGCACCGAAAAGGACGCAGTCAAATGGCAGGACGAAGCTTTAAAGTCGCTCCTGATTGAGGTGCCGGTATACTGCCTGCCCATCGAACCGCGTTTTGTTTCGAACGAGGGCGATTTTCTCGCGTGGCTGCGTCGCCGCATCGATCAGAAACTTGGCAATTAG